In the Astatotilapia calliptera chromosome 5, fAstCal1.2, whole genome shotgun sequence genome, one interval contains:
- the LOC113021671 gene encoding protein FAM107B codes for MGVTHGKKRDLQHFPGRDETQFHLYASMMQTHQTKLEGRFSELQAFPSQMQSEEESSNLIRPLKATSAITALESHRELHKELQMTHKRKRVSQEGKTELQRVLEKRKWEQRLKASRDQEEAKKKTSELHQELLKRQQRLENLEKNQKVKQEEPEFIQVKERLRKTAVPCTRAKEV; via the exons ATGGGAGTCACTCATGGGAAGAAG AGAGATCTTCAGCATTTTCCAGGTAGAGATGAGACACAGTTTCATTTGTATG CCTCCATGATGCAGACTCATCAAACCAAACTTGAAGGCCGATTTTCAGAGCTTCAGGCTTTTCCATCCCAAATGCAGAGTGAGGAGGAGAGCAGTAATCTAATCAGACCCCTAAAAGCTACTAGTGCGATAACTGCCCTGGAGAGCCACCGGGAGCTGCATAAGGAACTGCAGATGACCCACAAGAG GAAGAGAGTGTCTCAAGAAGGAAAGACTGAACTCCAGCGAGTTctggaaaaaaggaaatgggAACAAAGATTGAAAGCGAGCAGGGATCAAGAGGAGGCAAAGAAGAAGACATCAGAGCTACACCAAGAGCTGCTGAAAAGACAACAGAGGCTTGAAAAT ctggaaaaaaatcagaaagtTAAACAAGAAGAACCAGAGTTCATCCAAGTCAAAGAGAGACTGAGGAAGACTGCAGTGCCCTGTACAAGGGCAAAAGAAGTGTGA
- the camk1a gene encoding calcium/calmodulin-dependent protein kinase type 1 — MPLGEDGNGWKKKTSDIKEHYDFKEVLGTGAFSEVVLAEEKRTQRLVAIKCIPKKALEGKENNIENEIAVLHRIKHPNIVSLEDIFESTSHLYLVMQLVSGGELFDRIVEKGFYTERDASQLIHQILDAVKYLHDMGIVHRDLKPENLLYYSMDEDSKIMISDFGLSKIEGAGSVMSTACGTPGYVAPEVLAQKPYSKAVDCWSIGVISYILLCGYPPFYDENDAKLFEQILKAEYEFDSPYWDDISDSAKDFICHLMEKDPLKRYTCEQALQHPWICGDTALDKNIHESVSAQIKKNFAKSKWKQAFNATAVVRHMRKLQLGTSLEGPSQITPTSPCHGHLLPEEEEEEDDDLGNGEEESLSNYEDGRRGSNEGSTDRDSLRSCTYCCRPTSRI; from the exons gggTGCTTTCTCCGAGGTGGTTCTAGCAGAGGAAAAGAGGACTCAGAGGCTCGTGGCCATTAAGTGCATTCCCAAGAAAGCGTTGGAAGGCAAAGAGAACAATATCGAAAATGAGATCGCAGTACTACACAG AATCAAGCACCCCAATATTGTTTCGCTGGAGGACATCTTTGAAAGTACATCCCACCTTTATCTTGTCATGCAGCT GGTGTCTGGAGGTGAGCTTTTTGACAGAATTGTGGAGAAAGGTTTCTACACGGAGAGAGATGCCAGCCAGCTCATCCATCAAATCTTGGATGCAGTCAAATACCTCCATGATATGGGGATAGTCCACAGAGACTTGAAG CCGGAGAATTTGCTGTATTACAGTATGGATGAAGACTCGAAGATTATGATCAGTGACTTTGGACTGTCAAAAATTGAGGGGGCGGGCAGCGTCATGTCCACAGCCTGTGGTACTCCTGGATATGTGG CTCCTGAGGTGCTCGCTCAGAAGCCATACAGTAAAGCAGTGGATTGCTGGTCCATAGGAGTAATTTCTTATATTCT CTTATGTGGCTATCCTCCGTTTTACGATGAGAATGACGCCAAGTTGTTTGAGCAGATTCTGAAAGCAGAATATGAATTTGACTCTCCATACTGGGATGACATCTCAGATTCAG CCAAAGACTTCATCTGTCACCTGATGGAAAAAGACCCTTTGAAAAGATACACATGTGAGCAGGCGCTCCAGCATCCATG GATATGTGGTGACACAGCTCTGGATAAGAATATCCACGAATCTGTCAGCGCACAAATCAAGAAGAACTTTGCCAAAAGTAAATGGAAG CAAGCATTTAATGCCACAGCAGTGGTGCGCCACATGCGGAAGTTGCAGCTGGGCACTAGTCTCGAGGGACCCAGTCAGATTACTCCCACCAGCCCCTGCCATGGACATCTGCTcccagaggaagaggaggaggaggatgacgaTTTGGGGAATGGCGAGGAGGAGAGCT TGTCTAACTACGAGGATGGCCGTCGTGGAAGCAATGAGGGCAGCACGGATCGGGACAGCCTGAGAAGCTGCACCTACTGCTGCAGGCCAACTAGTCGGATCTGA